Within Kutzneria chonburiensis, the genomic segment GGGTATGTGGACCAGCGACGATTTCTCGCACCACAGCGAGAACTACCAGATCTCGAACCTCTCCATCAACCCGAAGCCGTTGCAGCAGCCGCATCCGCCGCTGTGGCAGGCCGCGGCCAGCCCGACCTCGTTCGAGGACGCCGGCCGCCGCGGCGTCGGCGTGCTGGGCACGACCATGTGGGAATCACTCGAACGGGTCGGCCGGATGATCAAGCTCTACCGGGCGGCGGCCGAGGCCTGCACGGAGCCGGTTGGCTCGTTCGTGAACAACCAGGTCGGCTACTTCACCTTCGTGCACTGCGCGGAGACCGACGAGCAGGCCATGCGCAACGGCGCCGCCGCGGCCGCCGCCTGGTACACCGTGACCGCGCTGCGTTTCTTCGAGGCCGCCACCGAGTTCGCCGCCACCATGCAGCGCCACCAGGACCTGCTGGACTCCCCCGACGGCGGCGGGCTGACCGGCGAGTTCCTGCGCGGCGAGATCGACAACGCGCCGACCGAGGCCCAGCTGCTGATCGGCCGCGTGCTACAGGGCGAGGACGTGCCCGAGGAGGAGGTGTTCCGGGTGCTCAGCGCCCAGCAGTCGCTGATCGTCGGCAGTCCCGAGACCTGCCGGGAGAAGCTCCAGGCCTACGCCGACCTCGGCATCGACCGGCTGATGTGCCTGCACCAGATCGGCGGCATGGCGGACGAGGCGGTGACCACCAGCATCCGCCTGATCGGTGAGCTGATCCCCGAGTTCGATCGGTGATGTCGGCGGCGTCCGGCGGTGTTCTAGGGTGACGGTCATGGACCGACCCACCTGGGCGCCGCCGGACGTGGACATCGACCAGCCGAGCGTGAGCCGGATCTGGGACTGGTTCCTGGACGGCTCGCACAACTTCGCGGTGGACCGCGAGGTGGCCAAGCAGATGCTGAAGCTGATGCCGGAGGGGCCGCGGATGGCCCAGGCCAGCCGGGCGTTCCTGCGCCGCGCGGTGCGGATGTGCGCGGCGGCCGGCGTGACCCAGTTCCTCGACATCGGCTCCGGCATCCCGACCGTCGGCAACGTGCACGAGATCGCCCGCGCCGCCGACCCGCAGTCGCGCGTGGTCTACGTGGACACCGACCCGGTGGCCGTCAGCCACACCCGGCAGATGCTGGGTTCGGATCCGACGACAACCGTCCTGCGGGCCGACCTCCGCGATCCGCGGGAGATCCTGGACAGCCCCGAGGTCCGCGGCACGCTCGACCTGGACCAGCCGGTGGCGGTCATGCTGATCATGATCATGCATTTCATCCAGGACGCCGACGACCCGGTCGGCGTGCTGAGCCGGTTCCGGGACGCGCTGCCGGCCGGCAGCATGCTGGCCATCGCGCACGGCAGCCCGAACACCGAGAACATGCCGGACGAGCACCTGCACGAGGCCCGCGAGATGTACGAGCGGTCGGTGGCCCAGGTGCGGCTGCGGACCAGGCCCGAGGTGCAGGCCCTGTTCGCCGGGTGGGAGCTGCTGCCGCCGGGCGTGGTGTGGATTCCCGACTGGCGGCCGGATCCGGCCGATGCCGGCCCGGCTTTCGACATCCCGAACGCCGGCTACGCGGGCGTGGCCGTCAAGCGCTGAGCGGCCTCGCGGCCCTTCGCCTGGTTCTCGGCCACGTACGGGCGCAGTTCCGCTCGTAGGCTTCGAACGCGTGGCCGAGATGCGGTACCTCAAGCCCTGAGCACGTCCGCGATCAGCTTCGGGTCCTCCTCGGCCATGAAGTGTCCGCAGTTCACCGTCCGGTGGTCGAGCTTCGGGGCCCACGCCCGCCAGAGGTCCTCGCCGCCGAAGCCCCAGTCCTGCTGGAGTACGGTGACCGGCATCTGGAGCTGCTTGCCCTTGTCCGCGGTGTCGTGTTCGACGTCGATCGTGGCCGAGGCCCGGTAGTCGGCGACGATGGACGGGATGGCGTCGCGGCAGGCCTCCAGGTAGTGGGCTCGGATGTCCGGCGGGATGGCCGTGTCGTCACGGGTCCAGGCATCGAGGAAGTAGCCGAAGAACAGGTCCGGGGCGGCGGCGATCAGCTGTTCCGGCAGGCCGGGCGGCTGGGCCATCAGGTAGAGGTGGAAGCCGACCGCGGCCGTCGTGCCGTGCATGACGTCCCACATGTCCAGCGTCGGCAGCACGTCGAGGCAGGTCAGGCGGGTGATCTTGTCGGGATGGTCGAGGCCGGCCCGGAAGGCGACGAGAGCCCCTCGATCGTGGCCGGCCAGCTCGAACTCGTGGTGGCCGAGTCCCGCTGTTACGGCCACGACGTCCGCGGCCATCGTTCGCTTGTCGTAGCCGTGGTCCGGCTTGTCGCTGGCTCCGTAGCCGCGCAGGTCGGGGCAGATCACCGTGTGGTCCCGGGCCAGGTCCTGGGCAACGTGCCGCCACATCACATGGGTCTGCGGGAAGCCGTGCAGAAGCACGATCGGACGGCCGTGGCCGCCGACCGCGACGTTGAGCCGCACGCTGTCGGCCACGGGGATGCGGTGCGTGTCGAAGCCGGGAATAGTGGTCATGTGCACGAGCCTGCCGGCCGCGAATCAGCAACCGATCAGCAAGTCCGCTTCTCGGTCCTCGGCCCCGTCGCCGCTTCCGTTGGCGGCTCTCCCCTTGGCTTGAAGGGGCCTCGTCATCGCGCCGTGGTGGCCCGGTTGCTGATCGCCCGGCGGCGGGTCGTGCCGGTGACTCACCTTGTCGATGATCTGTGGGAAGAGCCGCCGGCCGGTGCCGTCGGGGCCGTGCAGACGTTCGTCGCCGATCTGCGCCGGATCCTCGAACCCTCGCGGCCGCCTCGGGCGGCTCCCCGGCTGCTCGTCACCACCGGGCCCGGTTATGCCTTGCTGGCCACGGATGTCGACGCTTGGGAGTTCGAATCCCTTGTCACGTCTGATATCCCGTCGGCGTTGGCGTTGTGGCACGGGCCGGCTTACGCCGACTTCGCCGGGTCGCCGTGGGCCGCCGCCGAGCGGTCTCGGCTGGCTGAGCTGCGGTTGCAGGCCGTTGAACGTCTTGCCGCGCAACATGTTTCCTCCGGCCGGGCGGCGGAGGTCGTGCCCGATCTGGACGCCCATGTCACGGCGCATCCCTGGCGTGAGGAGGGGTGGCGGCTGTTGGCGCTGGCGTTGTACCGGTCCGGCCGACAGGCCGATGCGTTGTCGGTGTTGCGGCAGGCCCGGTCCATGCTGGCTGACCAGTTGGGCCTGGATCCCGGTCCGCAGCTTCGCCAGTTGGAGACCGACATCCTTGCCCAGGACGCCCGTCTCGACTCGTCCGGGCTGT encodes:
- a CDS encoding LLM class flavin-dependent oxidoreductase, which gives rise to MKIDLFNEIQNPRPWPVDHEQQRFRRAIEQAKLADELGYGCWWQVEHHGAGEFSLSSAPELVLAAIAQHTNRIRLGHSAVLAPGRFNHPIRVAERAATLDHLSGGRVELGLTRSTIPEWRLFNISAEQARAQTQEAFEMVPGMWTSDDFSHHSENYQISNLSINPKPLQQPHPPLWQAAASPTSFEDAGRRGVGVLGTTMWESLERVGRMIKLYRAAAEACTEPVGSFVNNQVGYFTFVHCAETDEQAMRNGAAAAAAWYTVTALRFFEAATEFAATMQRHQDLLDSPDGGGLTGEFLRGEIDNAPTEAQLLIGRVLQGEDVPEEEVFRVLSAQQSLIVGSPETCREKLQAYADLGIDRLMCLHQIGGMADEAVTTSIRLIGELIPEFDR
- a CDS encoding SAM-dependent methyltransferase, giving the protein MDRPTWAPPDVDIDQPSVSRIWDWFLDGSHNFAVDREVAKQMLKLMPEGPRMAQASRAFLRRAVRMCAAAGVTQFLDIGSGIPTVGNVHEIARAADPQSRVVYVDTDPVAVSHTRQMLGSDPTTTVLRADLRDPREILDSPEVRGTLDLDQPVAVMLIMIMHFIQDADDPVGVLSRFRDALPAGSMLAIAHGSPNTENMPDEHLHEAREMYERSVAQVRLRTRPEVQALFAGWELLPPGVVWIPDWRPDPADAGPAFDIPNAGYAGVAVKR
- a CDS encoding alpha/beta fold hydrolase, with the protein product MTTIPGFDTHRIPVADSVRLNVAVGGHGRPIVLLHGFPQTHVMWRHVAQDLARDHTVICPDLRGYGASDKPDHGYDKRTMAADVVAVTAGLGHHEFELAGHDRGALVAFRAGLDHPDKITRLTCLDVLPTLDMWDVMHGTTAAVGFHLYLMAQPPGLPEQLIAAAPDLFFGYFLDAWTRDDTAIPPDIRAHYLEACRDAIPSIVADYRASATIDVEHDTADKGKQLQMPVTVLQQDWGFGGEDLWRAWAPKLDHRTVNCGHFMAEEDPKLIADVLRA
- a CDS encoding AfsR/SARP family transcriptional regulator, with protein sequence MVARLLIARRRVVPVTHLVDDLWEEPPAGAVGAVQTFVADLRRILEPSRPPRAAPRLLVTTGPGYALLATDVDAWEFESLVTSDIPSALALWHGPAYADFAGSPWAAAERSRLAELRLQAVERLAAQHVSSGRAAEVVPDLDAHVTAHPWREEGWRLLALALYRSGRQADALSVLRQARSMLADQLGLDPGPQLRQLETDILAQDARLDSSGLWTRTAEVYDRTVAVGSRARLESTVGLLRTLALTGGLRAAQDHRVAAATAAEEFGDPALTARVIGAYDVPAIWTRSDDPVQAQQIVAAAEHTLAVLPDIPAARCRLLATVALEMRGTRSPRGPAAAFAAESLARSLGDPGLLAFALNARFMQSCTSAGLSLAATPSAPS